From the Anopheles coustani chromosome X, idAnoCousDA_361_x.2, whole genome shotgun sequence genome, one window contains:
- the LOC131269340 gene encoding uncharacterized protein LOC131269340, giving the protein MPKILDSDIDSPIANLIKRSGTSSSSNCSNSSSNSKQSVHFTNDTNTTGEKSDGPFDALGGHHHGGGGGGGNSNSSSASFFSSAYGDAKDGSNEGGGGGGYASVAPQPPASAVASAGGQQVASGSGAFFQSTSNASTTISTTSSTTAATSTLGGGGGGGSSGRGSQRPSEKAGESSRAKKYRHQQFSKNIYIGTKNAEKWDTLRNVLLFKNDVEFVSFLLKLAESNCWKKELLNGFHDDTMAQPKTSATGGKGVRSKAGGRTKQQQQQQAAPTPHQPLDHDQQHEQQVLKPLLHQRQQSLHSSKRSSKPAAAEKKTKRVQFNKNVNIIHKVDDGGAGATPLAYRERGLGRRGTGGGAGDEYGGETMADDDGGEDEEEGEEEDVEEDDEEEEDEEDEEGVADGVGKKAGVVVVPLCTELLPGAAAAAAAAAADTELSVGSHASYLMEDIVKKTLRKVPTPGPTAGLPQTQPPQQSNEVQQDSISSTMGSVSEDSLNTETEVLDYRIAEKIKTELEEKQKLERRSLNSEELPTTSNFFEQGDLEVGGAPPDEKPPVPLGAAKKGHVAARGAAGDAGPYPAGVRKRGKRAHAAGDGGRSVDLHIEYEEQEYRPVGRGASGEPPEKAGFGGPDGGTQLSLHHPSTHQAPVQRRAKGAGVAKNKVCTGCNVKHGLDLCPLNAPLLTINNKIELNQWLEQNEELIKKHKLFLKPTGNPDDMDDEMDENYDDDDDDDGDDEDDDDEEGGGDGSRCNAKIELSPSFSELSIPPEFELRPCPQSISNGAISSTTHTEQQQLLQQPQQHDSMLLLQEQHHEQSDTLLDSKPSLAPPLSSSTSGLGGLAAGATVATGADSDTLPKSRTTAGHGLSIYTTTFISKYTKIGPLTGQVVRETEIQDDSTMRFIFETFDGSKSTYTSTENKNLSNWLRYIRPARTRDQKNCVLQVYDGSIFFTTSRDLEPGTELLYWSDDSNSAWGKKKMEKTNCGGCNLKFDHPIYYRTHCSVFHDPGFSLTIRKYHCKVCGVAVLGKENIMKHAEKLHDGKGAYQCQFCQKFFLRLNYLEMHRTYGCSANPQRTRPLCDFCGRKFCQPQKLKVHIKRMHSDMADVLRDFQCKLCSKLLGSRAALQRHSKEVHSRNSAVVSCPRCQKLFQNRSNLKIHMLTHSGVRPFKCAENECTAAFTTKQCLQFHYKKVHGYTQEQMPKIERSVAYTFDAYSGGLNDGMIDEVQRRQRHKSSASEDGAYGSEKVERKKRSRHHLNHFDELHQAQFQAQLELPQHTPDQSQSVTQEPTEQPKKTPQHLQSPQLDYPNTPPSQQRLSMTHQSTAQQHQLGQVLHDPDGLSKDVELQQQKLLRQHLAAHQPDGHLDTDTEPGIGEQHPNHQHDLHSNHEHSPLENAQAAMHKGEHDEQSLHHHHHHHLHHQNQPQLARLPSPFSNNLLKTKNILESFNDLCRNESNLSLLSTKITSILNNNLKDMAKVAGIGSTVSSNGGSVEDIRKSIMDQQGHIEEGRGDGRLDDMQHLVAPLADEQTKANSGSLNVGQLHRQLNISNQLDVNASAGSLQYKAHSNDEGLKGVGEVDDGFVDMASLANSLKYKEYINGGANTGLVISKGSKKWISDSDQLPSDGQQGEQAGVMLSTVTSRDFLTKLIMNGNVNTPPPNVADDEEEDDDNSTILDVVDSNNQNQQQQQQQQQQQQQQQQNTHSQIQQYTSNFTGLNLPDLPSFQSHAFQGHFNHQTLLGSFYNGSNAAVGRNSINTIPTSASMLVEAALNSVSNIITEAEISTNNQGQGLHLSHIDPGSGADTDNNLSANSAFSAGNIDESVEEMKLLKSHHFSMQINSISAQYSAQSPADAEIISIRGAGTGTGTSNTAPVGRPKSREKIAIYEENEMLSYETPHISQQQQGNQQKHLSSSVDSVRSALSPEQSGDFSYSASAAAAVVASGRQQHLASGSPVRSSSRQIYAEHDLISPASTPSLPRYDFGTTDNNYGGTRRQDANKTISSLTLDTFDSNLKGAQHHMQHHLSSDEDNSIVIAENLSVGAAQAEEKLKLAASSSSAASSGSGAPEFIQHPKYGDNNGRTAIVGSSLPGTADMRIKYGNDSTVDMVDFQQRNSIGDSSDFQGLDMSSRTSVAAYHHSNFQLSVQPGSNVHFNRYHHHIYDILSERDQQQQPQQQQQQQQQQQQQQQQQQQQQQQQQQQQQQQQQQQQQQSQQHHHQQPHHQHQQQHHHHQHQPQQQQQQQQQQQQSQQQQQESFQLEQSQLQHLVQQDHVQDSDADQSVTVDLSRSSNYLVQSPPTPAISYSAHHHPDMIRMVSLDLSSNTGSHHSVNNGSHHASRHASFISSQIQPGDHHRLLASDQLSVTNHRLLVSDPATHLIFEQNNRLLSDATGQPAPPPPPPAPRHVVSPTRGFGAYHHHHHHHHHHQVSSSNYHHPMKQNIASPPINQHGSSAAAYHPFPTYY; this is encoded by the exons ATGCCAAAAATTCTGGATAGTGACATCGACTCACCTATTGCAAACCTGATCAAGCGCAGCGGGAC cagtagtagcagcaactgcagcaacagcagcagcaacagcaagcaGAGTGTGCACTTCACCAACGACACCAACACGACCGGTGAGAAGTCGGACGGCCCGTTCGATGCGCTCGGTGGCCATcacca tggcggcggcggcggcggcggtaaCTCCAACTCGTCGTCCGCGTCCTTCTTCTCGTCGGCGTACGGCGACGCCAAGGACGGGTCGAACgagggtggcggtggcggtggctaTGCAAGCGTGGCACCCCAGCCACCAGCATCGGCGGTGGCGTCGGCGGGCGGTCAGCAGGTTGCGTCCGGTTCCGGTGCATTCTTCCAATCAACTTCCAACGCCTCGACCACGATCAGCACAACCAGCAGCACGACCGCCGCTACGAGCACCCTcggcggtggaggaggtggtggtAGCAGCGGCCGGGGGAGCCAGCGGCCATCGGAGAAGGCGGGCGAGTCGTCCCGAGCCAAGAAGTACCGCCACCAGCAGTTCAGCAAGAACATCTACATCGGCACGAAGAACGCGGAAAAGTGGGACACGCTGCGCAACGTGCTGCTGTTCAAGAACGATGTAGAGTTCGTGTCCTTTTTGCTGAAGCTGGCTGAGAGCAACTGCTGGAAGAAGGAGTTACTGAATGG CTTTCATGACGACACAATGGCACAACCAAAGACTTCGGCGACCGGCGGCAAAGGCGTGCGATCGAAAGCCGGTGGCAGaacaaagcagcagcagcagcagcaggcagcACCAACACCCCATCAACCGCTCGACCACGACCAGCAGCACGAGCAGCAGGTGTTGAAGCCACTGCTGCACCAGCGGCAGCAGTCGCTTCACTCGTCGAAGCGAAGCTCCAAGCCGGCGGCCGCcgagaagaaaaccaaaagagtacaatttaataaaaatgtaaatattatCCATAAGGTGGACGATGGCGGTGCCGGCGCAACGCCGCTAGCCTATCGGGAGCGAGGGCTGGGGCGGCGGGGAACGGGTGGTGGCGCTGGCGACGAGTACGGTGGGGAGACGATGGCGGACGATGACGGGGGCGAGGATGAGGAGGAAGGCGAGGAGGAGGATGTggaggaggacgacgaggaggaggaggacgaggaggacgaggagggcGTAGCGGACGGGGTCGGGAAAAAGGCCGGGGTGGTGGTAGTCCCGCTG TGCACTGAGCTGCTGCCCggagcggcggcggcggcggcggcggcggcagcggacACCGAGTTGAGCGTTGGCAGCCACGCGTCCTACCTGATGGAGGACATCGTCAAGAAGACGCTGCGCAAGGTACCGACACCGGGGCCGACAGCAGGGCTGCCCCAAACGCAGCCACCGCAGCAGAGCAACGAGGTGCAGCAGGACTCGATCAGCAGCACCATGGGCTCGGTGTCGGAGGACTCGCTCAACACGGAGACGGAGGTGCTCGACTACCGCATCGCGGAGAAGATCAAGACCGAGCTGGAGGAGAAGCAGAAGCTCGAGCGACGGTCGCTCAACTCGGAGGAGCTGCCAACCACGTCAAACTTCTTCGAGCAGGGCGACCTGGAGGTTGGCGGGGCGCCACCGGACGAGAAGCCACCGGTTCCACTCGGCGCGGCCAAGAAGGGACATGTGGCAGCTCGAGGAGCGGCCGGTGACGCAGGTCCCTATCCCGCCGGGGTGCGAAAACGAGGTAAGCGAGCTCACGCAGCGGGTGATGGAGGCCGCTCGGTCGACCTACACATCGAGTACGAGGAGCAGGAGTACCGGCCCGTCGGGCGGGGAGCTTCAGGTGAACCGCCGGAGAAGGCGGGCTTTGGCGGACCGGACGGAGGTACGCAGCTGTCGCTTCACCATCCATCGACACACCAAGCGCCGGTCCAGCGGCGGGCGAAGGGAGCGGGCGTAGCGAAGAACAAGGTGTGTACCGGGTGCAACGTCAAGCACGGTCTCGATCTGTGCCCGCTGAACGCGCCGCTACTTACGATCAATAACAAAATCGAGCTTAACCAGTGGTTGGAACAGAATGAGGAGTTGATCAAGAAGCACAAGCTGTTCCTCAAGCCGACCGGCAACCCGGACGATATGGACGACGAGATGGACGAGAActacgacgatgacgacgacgacgacggggatgacgaagacgacgacgacgaggagggcGGAGGTGACGGTAGTCGGTGCAATGCGAAGATCGAGCTGTCACCCTCGTTCTCGGAGCTGTCCATACCGCCCGAGTTCGAGCTGCGCCCCTGTCCCCAGTCGATCTCCAACGGTGCCATCAGCAGTACAACGCAcaccgagcagcagcagctgctccagcagccgcaacagcaTGACAGCATGCTACTGCTGCAGGAGCAGCATCACGAACAGAGCGACACCCTGCTCGACTCCAAACCATCTCTCGCACCTCCATTATCGTCGTCGACATCCGGGCTGGGTGGGCTGGCGGCGGGGGCGACGGTGGCGACCGGGGCGGATTCTGACACGCTCCCCAAAAGCCGAACCACTGCCGGGCACGGTCTTAGCATCTATACCACCACCTTCATATCCAAGTATACGAAAATTGGCCCGCTGACGGGGCAGGTGGTGCGCGAGACGGAAATACAGGACGACAGCACCATGCGCTTCATCTTCGAGACGTTCGATGGCTCCAAGTCGACCTACACCAGCACGGAGAACAAGAACCTCTCCAACTGGTTGCGCTACATCCGGCCGGCGCGGACTCGCGACCAGAAGAACTGCGTCCTGCAGGTGTACGATGGGAGCATCTTCTTTACCACCAGCAGAGACCTGGAGCCCGGTACGGAGCTGTTGTACTGGAGCGACGACAGTAACTCGGCTTGGGGCAAAAAGAAGATGGAAAAGACCA ATTGTGGTGGTTGTAATTTGAAGTTTGATCACCCGATCTACTACCGGACGCACTGTTCCGTGTTTCATGATCCCGGGTTCAGCCTGACGATTCGTAAGTACCACTGCAAGGTGTGCGGCGTGGCAGTGCTGGGCAAGGAGAACATCATGAAACATGCTGAGAAACTGCACGATGGCAAGGGTGCATACCAGTGTCAATTTTGTCAGAAG TTCTTCCTGCGGCTAAACTACCTGGAAATGCATCGAACGTACGGCTGCAGTGCCAACCCGCAGCGGACGCGCCCCCTCTGCGACTTTTGCGGCCGGAAGTTCTGCCAGCCGCAGAAGCTGAAGGTGCACATCAAGCGCATGCACAGCGACATGGCGGACGTGCTGCGGGACTTCCAGTGCAAGCTGTGCTCAAAGCTGCTCGGGTCTCGGGCAGCACTGCAGCGGCACTCGAAGGAGGTGCACAGTCGCAACTCAGCCGTGGTCAGCTGCCCACGGTGCCAGAAGCTGTTTCAGAATCGGTCTAATCTTAAAATTCACATGCTCACCCATTCGGGCGTGCGACCCTTTAA GTGCGCTGAAAATGAATGCACGGCTGCTTTTACCACCAAACAGTGTCTGCAGTTTCACTACAAGAAGGTCCACGGCTATACCCAGGAACAGATGCCAAAGATCGAACGAAGTGTGGCCTATACTTTCGATGCCTACTCTGGCGGTTTGAACGATGGCATGATCG ACGAAGTGCAGCGTCGCCAGCGGCACAAATCGTCCGCATCAGAGGACGGGGCGTACGGTAGTGAAAAGGTCGAAAGGAAGAAGCGTTCCCGCCATCACCTGAACCACTTCGACGAGCTCCATCAGGCACAGTTTCAGGCACAATTGGAGTTGCCACAGCATACTCCGGACCAGTCACAGAGCGTCACTCAAGAGCCCACTGAGCAACCGAAAAAGACCCCGCAGCACCTACAATCACCCCAGCTGGACTATCCAAACACCCCGCCATCTCAACAACGTCTTTCGATGACGCACCAATCAACCGCACAGCAGCACCAGCTGGGCCAGGTGCTGCATGATCCGGACGGGTTGTCGAAGGATGTCGAGTTGCAGCAGCAGAAGTTGTTGCGACAGCATCTGGCAGCCCACCAACCGGACGGACATCTTGACACGGATACCGAACCGGGTATCGGTGAACAGCATCCGAACCATCAACATGATCTCCACTCCAACCATGAGCACTCACCATTGGAGAATGCACAGGCAGCGATGCACAAGGGTGAGCACGACGAGCAGtcgctgcaccaccaccaccatcaccacctgcACCATCAGAATCAGCCACAGCTGGCCCGTCTACCATCGCCGTTCTCCAACAATCTGCTGAAGACAAAGAATATACTGGAATCGTTCAACGATCTCTGCCGGAACGAAAGCAACCTATCACTCCTGTCCACTAAGATCACCTCCATACTGAATAACAACCTGAAAGACATGGCGAAGGTGGCGGGAATCGGGTCCACGGTGAGCAGCAACGGTGGCAGTGTGGAAGACATACGGAAGAGCATCATGGACCAGCAGGGCCATATAGAGGAGGGCCGAGGCGACGGCCGGCTGGACGATATGCAACACCTTGTTGCGCCACTCGCGGATGAACAGACGAAGGCGAACTCAGGCAGTCTGAACGTCGGGCAGCTTCACCGGCAGCTAAACATATCAAACCAACTAGATGTCAACGCATCTGCCGGATCCCTACAGTACAAAGCGCACAGCAACGACGAAGGACTGAAGGGTGTTGGCGAGGTGGACGACGGCTTTGTCGATATGGCGTCATTGGCGAACAGTCTGAAGTACAAGGAGTACATCAACGGTGGGGCCAACACTGGCCTGGTGATAAGCAAGGGTAGCAAGAAGTGGATCAGCGATTCAGACCAGCTCCCCAGTGACGGGCAGCAGGGAGAACAGGCGGGCGTGATGCTCAGCACCGTTACGAGTCGAGATTTTCTCACCAAGCTGATCATGAATGGTAACGTGAACACGCCACCACCGAATGTGGCCGACGATGAGGAAGAAGACGACGATAACTCGACCATTCTGGATGTGGTAGACTCGAACAACCaaaaccagcagcaacaacagcaacagcagcaacagcaacaacagcaacaacaaaacacacacagtcaGATCCAACAGTATACATCCAACTTCACGGGGCTTAACCTGCCGGATCTGCCTTCGTTCCAGAGTCACGCATTTCAGGGACATTTCAACCATCAGACGTTGCTAGGTTCGTTTTACAACGGATCGAATGCGGCGGTCGGGCGCAACTCTATCAACACGATACCGACGTCGGCGAGCATGCTGGTCGAGGCAGCACTGAACTCGGTCAGCAACATCATAACCGAGGCGGAGATTAGCACAAACAACCAGGGCCAGGGTTTGCACCTCAGCCACATTGACCCCGGTAGTGGCGCCGACACAGACAACAACCTGTCGGCAAACTCGGCATTCAGTGCGGGCAACATCGACGAGTCGGTGGAAGAGATGAAGCTGCTAAAGTCGCACCACTTCTCAATGCAGATCAACTCCATTTCGGCACAGTACTCGGCTCAGTCGCCCGCCGATGCGGAAATCATTTCGATACGTGGAGCGGGCACTGGCACTGGTACCTCCAACACCGCGCCAGTTGGTCGACCCAAGTCGCGCGAGAAGATAGCCATTTACGAGGAGAACGAGATGCTCAGCTATGAGACACCACACATCagccagcaacagca GGGAAATCAGCAGAAGCACCTGTCCTCGAGTGTCGACTCAGTACGCAGTGCACTATCACCGGAGCAATCTGGCGATTTCAGCTACTCCGCTAGTGCAGCTGCCGCGGTCGTTGCCTCCGGTAGACAGCAGCATCTCGCCTCCGGCTCGCCAGTGCGCTCTAGCTCACGTCAGATATACGCCGAGCACGATCTGATCTCGCCCGCCTCGACTCCCTCACTACCCCGGTACGACTTTGGTACGACCGACAACAACTACGGTGGAACGCGCCGGCAAGACGCCAACAAAACCATCAGCTCGCTCACGCTCGACACGTTCGACTCGAACCTGAAGGGAGCGCAGCACCACATGCAGCACCACCTGTCGAGCGACGAGGACAACAGCATCGTCATTGCGGAAAATCTGTCCGTTGGTGCGGCGCAGGCGGAAGAGAAGCTGAAGCTGGCTGCTTCCAGTAGCAGCGCCGCTAGCAGTGGCAGTGGCGCACCAGAGttcatccagcatccgaagTACGGCGACAACAATGGACGCACGGCAATCGTGGGCTCTAGCCTGCCCGGTACCGCCGACATGCGCATCAAGTACGGCAACGACAGCACCGTCGACATGGTGGACTTTCAGCAGCGCAACAGCATCGGCGACTCGTCCGACTTCCAGGGGTTGGATATGTCGTCCCGCACCTCGGTTGCGGCCTACCACCATTCGAACTTCCAGCTGTCCGTGCAGCCCGGTAGCAATGTACACTTTAACCGCTACCATCACCATATCTACGACATACTGAGCGAGCGcgaccagcagcaacagcctcagcagcagcagcaacaacagcagcagcaacaacaacaacagcaacagcagcaacagcagcagcagcagcaacagcagcagcagcagcagcagcaacaacaacaacagcaacaatctcagcagcaccatcatcagcagccacaccaccaacatcagcaacagcaccatcaccatcaacatcagccacagcaacagcagcagcaacagcagcagcagcaacaatcacaacagcagcagcaagaatCATTTCAACTGGAGCAAAGCCAGCTGCAGCATCTTGTGCAGCAGGACCATGTCCAGGACTCGGACGCCGACCAATCCGTGACGGTGGATCTGAGCCGCAGCTCGAACTATCTGGTGCAGTCTCCACCCACGCCGGCCATCTCCTACAGcgcccaccaccacccggacATGATCCGCATGGTGTCGCTGGATCTCAGCTCCAACACCGGCTCGCACCACTCGGTGAATAACGGCTCGCACCATGCGTCGCGCCACGCCTCCTTCATATCCTCCCAGATACAGCCGGGCGATCACCATCGCCTGCTCGCCAGTGATCAGCTGTCCGTCACCAATCACCGGCTGCTGGTGAGCGACCCGGCCACCCATCTCATCTTCGAGCAGAACAACCGGCTGCTGTCGGACGCGACCGGCCAACcggcaccaccgccaccaccacccgcccCACGGCACGTCGTGTCGCCTACGCGCGGTTTCGGAGcctaccatcaccatcaccatcaccaccatcaccaccaggtCAGCTCGTCCAACTACCATCATCCGATGAAGCAGAACATCGCCTCGCCACCGATCAACCAGCACGGCTCCTCGGCCGCCGCATACCATCCATTCCCAACCTACTACTGA